The following coding sequences are from one Molothrus aeneus isolate 106 chromosome Z, BPBGC_Maene_1.0, whole genome shotgun sequence window:
- the CETN3 gene encoding centrin-3 isoform X2, protein MSLALRNDLSVDKTKKKKRRELTEEQKQEIKDAFELFDTDKDRAINYHELKVAMRALGFDVKKADVLKILKDYDRESTGKITFEDFNEVVTDWILDRDPQEEILKAFKLFDDDDSGKISLRNLRRVARELGENMSDEELRAMIEEFDKDGDGEINQEEFIAIMTGDI, encoded by the exons ATGAGCCTGGCCCTCAG GAATGACCTCTCAGTAGACAAaactaaaaagaagaaaagaagagaactGACTGAGGAACAGAAGCAAGAAATTAAAGATGCCTTTGAATTGTTTGATACAGACAAGGATAGAGCGATAAATTATCATGAATTAAAG GTGGCAATGAGAGCCTTGGGTTTTGATGTGAAAAAAGCTGATGTCCTGAAAATACTTAAAGATTATGATCGCGAATCAACAGGCAAGATCACTTTCGAAGATTTTAATGAAGTTG TGACAGATTGGATACTGGACAGAGACCCTCAAGAAGAAATACTCAAGGCATTCAAATTGTTTGATGATGATGACTCTGGTAAAATAAGTCTGAGAAACCTGCGCCGGGTTGCTAGAGAATTGGGTGAAAATATGTCTGATGAAGAACTGCGGGCTATGATTGAAGAATTTGATaaggatggagatggagaaa tcaaTCAAGAAGAATTTATTGCTATTATGACTGGAGATATTTAg
- the CETN3 gene encoding centrin-3 isoform X1, whose translation MSLALRNDLSVDKTKKKKRRELTEEQKQEIKDAFELFDTDKDRAINYHELKVAMRALGFDVKKADVLKILKDYDRESTGKITFEDFNEVVTDWILDRDPQEEILKAFKLFDDDDSGKISLRNLRRVARELGENMSDEELRAMIEEFDKDGDGESTCWQIQHHIILFLILFSF comes from the exons ATGAGCCTGGCCCTCAG GAATGACCTCTCAGTAGACAAaactaaaaagaagaaaagaagagaactGACTGAGGAACAGAAGCAAGAAATTAAAGATGCCTTTGAATTGTTTGATACAGACAAGGATAGAGCGATAAATTATCATGAATTAAAG GTGGCAATGAGAGCCTTGGGTTTTGATGTGAAAAAAGCTGATGTCCTGAAAATACTTAAAGATTATGATCGCGAATCAACAGGCAAGATCACTTTCGAAGATTTTAATGAAGTTG TGACAGATTGGATACTGGACAGAGACCCTCAAGAAGAAATACTCAAGGCATTCAAATTGTTTGATGATGATGACTCTGGTAAAATAAGTCTGAGAAACCTGCGCCGGGTTGCTAGAGAATTGGGTGAAAATATGTCTGATGAAGAACTGCGGGCTATGATTGAAGAATTTGATaaggatggagatggagaaaGTACGTGTTGGCAAATACAACACCATATCATCTTGTTCttaattttgttctctttttag